A region from the Haloarcula limicola genome encodes:
- a CDS encoding DUF790 family protein produces MLTKDLLRVSRAGGGYHPRFADEGDERLAARVLGVYQGHVGETRAALQAALTDLEGEAEDFKLVRGFAKLVDREATFETRADVPPRRARKRAFEAAEAVGVVSESERAAALDRAADRLGVERDAVESSLYADLDDRQVLAAVDSRWSPAELRVQYNLSLAQTALFDATEVRVRSSDPTTLVSAVKRLRLMYEVRKTSDGREVVVTGPDALFSNTRRYGTRFARLLRTVAGASEWELTATIDDRGTDRELHLSQGDVSVPGVEPVTDVTYDSGVEADFAARFSALSLDWGLVREPEPLAAGEHVVVPDFAFEWRPGGTSEVRDTSDGDAPFRVFFEVMGFWTPEYVQKKLDRLARLEDVEMVVAVDESLGVGETLEAQDHRVVPYSGTVSVKDVRDALRPYEAELVAESAADIPDELRPDADAISLSALADELGVSEDALAEKSFPDHELVGRTLVRPSVLSAVADDIEAGVSLSVVEAALEPYGIDDASAVLSRLGYRVEWEGLSGGTIRERE; encoded by the coding sequence GTGCTGACGAAGGATCTGCTCCGCGTCTCCCGGGCCGGCGGCGGCTACCACCCCCGGTTCGCCGACGAGGGGGACGAGCGCCTCGCGGCCCGCGTCCTCGGCGTATATCAGGGCCACGTCGGCGAGACGCGCGCGGCGTTGCAGGCCGCCCTGACCGACCTCGAAGGCGAGGCCGAGGACTTCAAACTCGTCCGCGGGTTCGCCAAGCTCGTCGACCGCGAGGCGACCTTCGAGACGCGGGCCGACGTGCCACCCCGGCGCGCTCGGAAACGGGCGTTCGAGGCCGCCGAAGCCGTCGGCGTCGTCTCCGAGAGCGAACGAGCGGCGGCGCTCGACCGGGCGGCCGATAGACTCGGCGTCGAACGGGACGCGGTCGAGTCGTCGCTGTACGCCGACCTAGACGACCGGCAGGTGCTTGCGGCCGTCGATTCGCGCTGGTCGCCCGCCGAACTCCGGGTGCAGTACAACCTCTCGCTGGCGCAGACGGCGCTGTTCGACGCCACCGAGGTCAGGGTCCGCTCGTCGGATCCGACGACGCTCGTCTCGGCGGTCAAGCGACTCCGGCTGATGTACGAGGTCCGGAAGACGTCGGACGGCCGAGAGGTGGTCGTCACCGGCCCGGACGCGCTGTTCTCGAACACGCGGCGGTACGGGACGCGGTTCGCCCGCCTGCTCCGGACGGTCGCCGGCGCGTCCGAGTGGGAGCTGACGGCGACCATCGACGACCGGGGAACCGACCGCGAACTCCATCTCTCACAGGGCGACGTGTCCGTTCCCGGCGTCGAACCCGTGACCGACGTGACCTACGACAGCGGCGTCGAAGCCGACTTCGCCGCCCGCTTCTCGGCGCTCTCCCTCGACTGGGGGCTCGTCCGCGAGCCAGAACCGCTCGCCGCCGGCGAGCACGTCGTCGTCCCCGACTTCGCCTTCGAGTGGCGACCCGGCGGGACGAGCGAGGTTAGAGACACGAGCGACGGCGACGCGCCGTTCCGCGTCTTCTTCGAGGTGATGGGGTTCTGGACGCCGGAGTACGTACAGAAGAAGCTCGACAGGCTCGCCAGGCTGGAGGACGTGGAGATGGTCGTCGCCGTCGACGAGTCGCTGGGCGTCGGCGAGACGTTGGAAGCGCAGGACCACCGCGTCGTCCCGTACTCCGGGACGGTCAGCGTCAAGGACGTCCGCGACGCGCTCCGCCCCTACGAGGCCGAACTGGTCGCCGAGAGCGCCGCCGACATCCCCGACGAACTGCGACCCGACGCCGACGCGATCTCGCTGTCCGCCCTCGCCGACGAACTCGGCGTCAGCGAGGACGCCCTCGCCGAGAAGTCGTTTCCCGACCACGAACTGGTGGGGCGCACGCTCGTCCGCCCGTCGGTACTCTCCGCCGTCGCGGACGATATCGAGGCCGGCGTCTCGCTGTCGGTTGTCGAAGCGGCGCTGGAGCCGTACGGCATCGACGACGCCAGCGCGGTGCTCTCTCGACTGGGCTACCGCGTCGAGTGGGAGGGGCTGAGCGGCGGAACGATCAGAGAGCGCGAGTAA
- a CDS encoding DUF389 domain-containing protein, whose protein sequence is MRLIQIRVVDDNLEAVQEVLDGREISYVETEEKSDDEEASLFQFPLPPETVDEVLRELEAAGMDPDRYAVVGSVETSRSNQAATAERHDDRISHDELRGRAIGMNPGAITYYGMTVLSAVVATAGLLLDSPAVVVGSMVIAPQVGSALTASVGTALDDRALVKEGFRDQILGLTLAVVSAAAFGMVLRYGGFVPGQLRVGTVQQISQRISPGFLSMAVGICAGAAGAFGLATALPVSLVGVMIAAALIPAAAAVGIGLAWGIPAIALGAGILLVVNAASVNLAGFSVLWGLGFRPWDWPDGEPTLGTARKYAPTVLALAVLLATFAGASTVTARQMQVETSVNDAVEEVLNEEAYERLRLLSVRTQFGGVSVYELDREVTVEVSRPDDEAYPELAARLDAAVTPAIGQETSVEVSFVDRQTEGA, encoded by the coding sequence GTGCGTCTGATACAGATACGCGTCGTCGACGACAACTTGGAAGCGGTTCAGGAGGTCCTCGACGGACGCGAGATAAGCTACGTCGAGACCGAGGAGAAGAGCGACGACGAGGAGGCCTCGCTCTTTCAGTTCCCGCTCCCGCCGGAGACCGTCGACGAGGTGTTGAGAGAACTCGAAGCGGCGGGGATGGACCCCGACCGATACGCCGTCGTCGGGTCCGTGGAGACGTCCCGGTCGAATCAGGCGGCCACCGCGGAACGCCACGACGACCGCATCTCGCACGACGAACTCCGGGGGCGCGCTATCGGGATGAACCCCGGCGCGATCACGTACTACGGGATGACCGTCCTGAGCGCGGTGGTGGCGACGGCGGGGCTCCTGCTGGACTCGCCGGCCGTCGTCGTCGGGTCGATGGTCATCGCGCCCCAGGTCGGGTCGGCGCTGACGGCCTCCGTCGGGACGGCGCTCGACGACCGCGCGCTGGTCAAGGAGGGGTTCCGCGACCAGATACTCGGACTGACCCTCGCCGTGGTCAGCGCGGCGGCGTTCGGGATGGTCCTGCGATACGGCGGGTTCGTTCCCGGCCAGTTGCGCGTCGGGACGGTCCAGCAGATATCCCAGCGCATCTCGCCGGGCTTCCTCTCGATGGCCGTTGGGATCTGCGCCGGGGCCGCCGGCGCGTTCGGCCTCGCGACGGCGCTGCCCGTCTCGCTCGTCGGCGTGATGATCGCGGCGGCGCTCATCCCGGCCGCCGCCGCCGTCGGTATCGGGCTCGCGTGGGGGATTCCGGCGATCGCGCTCGGGGCCGGCATCCTCCTCGTGGTGAACGCGGCCTCGGTCAATTTGGCCGGGTTCTCGGTCCTCTGGGGCCTCGGGTTCCGCCCCTGGGACTGGCCCGACGGGGAACCGACGCTCGGGACCGCCCGCAAGTACGCCCCGACGGTGCTGGCGCTGGCGGTGTTGCTGGCGACGTTCGCCGGCGCGAGCACGGTGACCGCGCGGCAGATGCAGGTGGAGACGTCCGTCAACGACGCCGTCGAAGAGGTACTGAACGAGGAGGCCTACGAGCGGCTCCGACTGCTGTCGGTACGGACCCAGTTCGGGGGCGTCTCCGTCTACGAACTGGACCGAGAGGTCACCGTCGAGGTGAGTCGCCCCGACGACGAGGCGTATCCGGAGTTAGCCGCGCGGCTGGACGCGGCCGTCACCCCGGCTATCGGACAGGAGACGAGCGTGGAAGTGAGCTTCGTCGACCGTCAGACCGAGGGAGCCTGA